In Campylobacter massiliensis, the DNA window CCTAAAACAATATATTTTTATACTTATCTACGACTTATTATAGCACTTTTTATTATAACTTGCAAATATTATCCGTAAATGCTATAATACATGTATTAAAAACTAAAACAAGGAGACTTAAATGAAAGAAAATAAAAACAAACAGTCCGAACCAAAGATGCTTAAAGATACATTTTCTACTTTATCTAAAATAGAAAAAAATCTCGACGAGTCTTTTGATAATTTTATTCCGGATGAGAAGTTTACGCCCAAAGCCTTTTTTGAACTTGATCGAGTTAGGAAAATTCTCACCAAACTAATTCAAAAAGGAGCCAATCCGACAAAGGCATATAAATATATAAATACAACCTTTAACTATACGTTCCCGCGTAGATATTTTAACGCTGCATGGGTAGAATGCGGCGGCAAAATTGAAGAGCCCCGCAGAAAAAGTAGCAATAAGAAACCCAAGGTAGTTAAAAATATTCAGGGGCAGGATATTGATGGTAATGAACAAACTAGTGCAAATAGTACTGAAAATATAAAATAAATCTATGGCGACACAAGGAGCATAACATGCAGGAACAACCAGAATATCAAAGCATGGAATTAATTTGTACCGAGCTACAGTCCTTAGTTGACAAAATTAAATCAATTACAGACGATCTTAAACAGGCTTTATCATCAAACAATCTTATTTCCTTGGCTGCAAGTCTCAAAGAGATTCACAAAATCTTAGACTTGCCACAAAAACTCGAAGAGCTTGATATCCAACTATCTAAATCCTTCAATAAAAAGTCTCAAAGTTTGGTAGATACTGACAATAAAATTAAAAGCACTGTTTCGCAAATAGAAATTAACGTATCGAATTTACTTAGCGAGAAATTTTCGGATTCGCAAGCCAAACAATATTTAGCCGATTTGGAAGCTAGCTTAACGAATTTAAAAACGACGATAGATAATCTTATTGAAAAAGCTCCCTTGCCCATTTCTAAATTTGAAAAACTAAATCAATCTTTAAGTCAAGTCGTACCTAATTTACAAAAAACAGCCGAGTCAATGAAAACGTTATCTATTAAGCGTGATATAATGATGGTCGGCATAGGATTTGCTATTTGTTCGATTCTTGGACTTTCTTACAATCTCTTTTTCATTAACTCCAAAATTAATGAATACATAAACAACGTAAACCAAGCTCAGGAGGAGATTTTTTTAAATTTCAAAAAATATTCTGACGAAATTTCGGAAAAATCAGTTGAGCTCAAAGATTACATGCTTTACAAAGAAATTTATGACCATTATGCTACAATACTCCAAGAAACGGACATTAACCTACTTAAAGATTTTAAAGCAACAAATGACGGCAGGCTGTACTTAAACCAAATTATTTCCAATATACACGTAGAAAAACCCAAACCAAACTCGGGTAATTCAACCTATTTCTTTATAAAAGTCCGACGTTGACTCACCGCTCTCACAAAAACCCTATCTAAGAGGCGATAATTAAGAGGATGCGCTAAACCTACGCCAGTCGGTTAATAATTCGGCAAATTATGCTTATATATAGACAGAATTTTAATGTGATCTGGTTTAATACGAAAAACTATCACGTAGCCTTTAAAAATTAAGTCTCTCGTATCCTCTCGTTTAAGTAGCTTGTTCTTGCGAAAGCTATAAGGCCTGCTTGGAATTTCTAGGATTTTGCCATACAAGGCATCGTTAAATTCGGTCGCTCTGCTAAGGCTATCTTGAGCGATAAAATTTAGCATTCTTTCCAGCTCATTACCAAATTTATCCGAAAGAACTATTTTCATAACGACG includes these proteins:
- a CDS encoding type II toxin-antitoxin system RelE/ParE family toxin, which codes for MKIVLSDKFGNELERMLNFIAQDSLSRATEFNDALYGKILEIPSRPYSFRKNKLLKREDTRDLIFKGYVIVFRIKPDHIKILSIYKHNLPNY